The window AGGGTCCATGAACCCTGCTCCATCGGGGCCTCTTCAACTACCCACACCTTCTCCTTTGCTGGGCTCCCTCCATCTGGGATTTCCAGTAAGAAGTCGGCTAGCGCCTGCCCCTTGATACTCGTTCTTGGGGGGTAGTTTATGTCGTGTTCTCCCAACTCAATTGCCCACTTGGCCAGTAGCCCTGACGTCTCTGGCTTGAGCAAGATCTGTTTAATGGGGTAGCTCGTGAGTACCTCGATTTGGTGTGCCTGGAAGTATCGCCTGAGTCATCTCGCGGCATAGATGAGTGCTAATACCAACTTCTCCAGCATGGGGTAATTGAGTTCCGGTCCTTGCAGAGCTCTACTACCAAAGTACACCGGCCTTTGTTCCCCCTCCCTTTCCACAGCCAATACCGAGGATATTGCTTCACTTGACGTTGAAAGATACATTTGTAACGTTTCTCCAGGGATAGGGGTGGCCAACGTCGGCAATTCGTGTAACGCTTCCTTGATTTTCTGGAGAGCCTTTTCTGCCTCGTTTGTCCACTGGAAGTTGCTTTTCTCCATGCACCCCTTTAAGGTGTGGAACAATGGCATGGCCTTGTTAGCAGATTTCGAAACGAACCTGCTTAGTGTTGTAAGCTTCCCATTTAGACCTTGTGCATCGCGAAGAGAGTTTAGGCTTGGCGTCTCGAGGAACTCGTCGACCTTGGTCGGGCTTGGTTGCACGCCTTGTCTGGTGACATAGTATCCCATGAATTGCCCCTCTTCCACTCCAAACGTGCATTTATCTGGGTTTAGCTTCATCATGACCGCTTCTAGCGTCTGGAATGTTTCCTCGATGTCTTGCAGTATCCTCTCCTCATCCGGGCTTTTAATTACCATATCATCCACGTACACCTCAATGTTCCTTCCAATCTGCTTGGCGAATATCGAATCAACCAGACGCTGATATGTTGCCCCCACGTTCTTTAATCCGAAAGGCATCTTAGTGTAGCAAAAAGTGCCATGATCCGTATAGAAGGCAATCTTCTCTTCGTCTTCCTTGCTCATCAAAATCTGGTGGTATCCCTTATACGCATCTAGAAAGCATTTCAGTTTAAATCCCTATAGCGACTCTACCTTCTGATCGATCTCCGGGAGGGGATAGCAGTCCTTGGGGCACGCCTTGTTTAGATCAGAGAAATCTATGCACATACGCCACGATCCATCCTGCTTGCGGACCATAACTGGGTTCGCGATCCATGTTGGGAATATTGCATCCCTTAATATCCCAGCCTCCATCAGCTTGGTCACTTCTGCATTGATCACCCTATTACGGTCTCCCCCTGGACCCTCTTCTTCTGCTTAACTTCTTTTGCTCTTGGTCTGATCATCAGTTTGTGTTCCATGACTCTCCTTTCTACTCCCACCATGTCTGTAGGAGTCCATGCGAACACATGTTTGTAGTGCTTGAGCAAGTCGACCAGTGCTCTTCTCGTGTGATCTGGGAGGTCGCATCCAACACAGATCGGCTGATCAGGGTGGTTTTCATTGATTATCTCCTTCCCCGTTATGGGATTGCCCCTGGGTCTTTTGCACCCTTTGGTTATTTCTGTTGGTTTTATGACTGTATAGCACTGCAACTCTTTGGGCGGAGTGGCTAGTATCATGGCTTCGCCTTTTGGTGTGTCAAATTTCATGATTCCATGCATGGTTGATGGTACTGCTCCTAACATCAAGAGGGTTGTTCTTCCTAGGATGATGTTGTGCTCTGCTGCGTGTCGAATGACCACGAAGTCTATCAGGGCAGTCTTATTTCACCGTTTGTCATGGCTGGTGATTGTCAGGGGAAGGTGGATTGTGCCCAGCGGCCACACGCTATGGCCGGTGAATCCCACCCGCCTACCATTCTTAGGTCGTAAGTTATCTTTCCAGCGATCAGGGAGGAGTCGGAAACAGTGCTCATAGATGATGTCTGCTTAACTTCTGGTGTCAATATAGACCCGGTGGATAGTCACGTCTCTGATAGATGCTTGTATTATCAACGGGTTTTCGCCTCTCCAACCAGCCGGCCTGGGATCCTGAATGGAGAACGTGAGCGCGCGTGCTGAAGGTTTAACGATCGTCTGTTCTCCCAGTTGTTCTTCCCTACTTCTCTTGCTGCGTATCATGAATATCTCCCTGGGCTGAACCCCCTCACGGGGTGGGCCCTTGGCATTCTCGGCATCAAACTTGGCGCGTAGACTCCATGCCACCTCCACCAGATCTCCTTTGAGTTGCTTCTCCTCCATCTCCTTTTTTAGCACCGAACAGTTGACCGTATCATGCGTCTTACTTTTGTGGTATTCACAGTACCGGCTCTTGGGTGACTTGGTCGGTTGCTGTTTCCCAAACACTGTGTACACTTTCGGGCGACGACCCCGTTTGTCGTCTCTGGCGAATGGTCGAAAACGCGTTGGCGGTCTTCTTGCTTGACTATAATGTCTTCCACCTCCTCGGAAGTCCGTGTGACTCGGCTGGTGATGCTTGGTGGTCATCATGGCATTCAAGTAAGCTTGCTTAGCCGCTTCGCCGTCCTCCTGTCGTAGATATCGTTCTACTCTTTCCTTCAACTCGGCTCGTGTTAAGGGCTTCTTCCCCATGAGTTTTTGCGACAAAGGTCCTGGCAGGAGTCCCCACGTGAAGGCTCCGGCTATAAGACCTTCGTCATGCCCTGGTACATCTAGCGTGGCGTTTGTGAATCTTGTGAAGTATTCTTGTACAGATTCCCTCTCTCTTTGTTTACAGCCAATAATGGAGTGAGAGTCCCCCTTATATTTGAGTAGCTGCATGAAGTTGGTGAGGAAAAGATACTTGAGCTGAGCGAAGTTTGAAATACTGTCTGGCTGTAGTGTCTTGAACCACGTGTCGGCGTTGCCCTCGAGCGTTGTTGGGAAGTACGTGCACCAAAACTTCTCATTGAGTTTTAGCGACGTCATCGTCCATTCGTATGTGTCGATGTGACTGTCCGGGTCGATTGTTCCATTGTACGTTTTGAGTGTTGGGAGTTTTGCGGTATTTCGTATCTCGTAATCCAACAGCTCTTTGACGAACGGAGACGTTACGCTTCGGGAAAAACCATCCTGACCTGGGATGGTCAACGTCCCCTGCTGGTACTGGGAGTTCGTATCGTGCGGTGGTGGTGTAAAATAGCCCGGACTTGGTCCATAAAAGGGGTATGGTTGGAATGGCAACTGAAAAGGATAACTAGTGGAGAAAGTGGGTACGGACGTAGCGGGGTTGACTATTACTAGTTGTTGCAGCTTGTTGTTGGTGGATATAGTGGGTCCTGACCACGTATAGGTCGCCGAGTAGACGGGTGGTGGGTTGTTCATCATGGTTTACGCCAGTGGCAGTAATGGGGTTGTGGAACTCTGCTTACTCGTCGCCTGAAGTGGTGAAGGTGTTGCGAATGGCGGCGGGAAACTAGAAATGTAACCCGGCGGGGGTGTTGTCGAGTAGATTGCCCGTGTCTGTTGCAACGACGATGCAAAGAACGGCGGTATCTGAAGTTGTGTAGACGGGAGTAACTCCACCGGAGTTGCTTCTTGCTGAGGAAACGGCAATTGCGAAGCATCTCCGGCGATTGATGTAGAACTTCCTTCACCTAAAACAACCCTGTTGGCCGGTGCAGATGGTGGTGTTTCGTCAAACGTCGTCATGGGACGTATGGGACTAGTTGGCTGTCCGTCGCTACCGTTGGATGCCATTGATGCTCGCTTTCATGCTTTTCGTTTCCGTTCTTCGTCTCACaaacggatggcgccaaatgatggaACCTAGTTCTCCGTTTGACCTCGTTGGTGCTTCGGTCAGGTTCTTCCTGATTGCTCTGACGGTAATGCTCTGATCCCACTGTTTGTCTCCTGACCGTATCTTTTGTCTTGGAGCACGGAGCGTCACTTTGGCGGGCGCGAGCCTTCCGCCTGAGCGTTCTGCGCTGAGCCTGGCTGGTGTGCCCGGCTTTAGGGCTTGGACGCGACTCTGTTGTGCTGCCCTAGGCACATCATcatgccctatttaagggatcttatggccctcatttgcggccacctgcACCCTTGAGAGCACCATAGAACCAAAGATcatagttagagagagagagagagagagagagaggaaaccATTTTCATCATCTCTAGTGTGATtttgcaaggaagaaggaaggaggGCAAGCTAGATGGCTTAAGGAGCTCAGATTTGCTACCATTTTATCAGAAGAGGCTACTAGAGGTATGGATCTATGCTCAATCTCGTGTTTATGGTGATttacttgaatctagggttttcttataccctctttagcttggattcgaagcttatgaggtcccaaggtggaataactcttagatctggaccttaagtggtccagagagtcccaaccaTTCTGCTTTATGCTGTTCCATTGTAGATAtgaacctaggttgccattttagaagctatttcaccaaaagaagcatattggacgttgcatgagtgtaaagattggacctttacgtgattattgagtaTGGTAAGGttagatctataggttagagaaacatatctgacctcagaaggtcatttgagtgttgccatggaaggaactcgccgagtccataagggaactcgacgagtcgagtcggggttgccccgcgattcatgaccagtggtaacccgtcgagtggaaggttcactcgacgaATGGAGTGAGACCTTAGAAGGATACAGAggacacgcttggactcgccgagtcacccatgtgtactcgacgagtctggtcaaagtttgactgttgactAGAGTTAACTTCAATTGACCTTGGGGTTTTAGTCAAGCTGAATCAAGATAGGTcagagaggggtagaatggtcttctacccattattAGAGATGAGAACATGAGAGGAttttgattagagatgttatccTGTTGATAGGAGGAGACTAGGTCGGAGTATTcaagcacgagagtttatccgacttcatacgaggtgagtcttctcacgatactttacctagagtggtaattagagttatgtgacggagtaatttgtatgttatttatatgatgtgatttctatgtgatctgtgccatgtatgattcagagtttacagagttaggaccggaagatccacagagttaggaccagagggtccacagagttatgggactggagggtcccactgagacacattgactaaagggtcaaacagagttatagcctcgagtggctaatatgtgttgtatgtggt of the Lactuca sativa cultivar Salinas chromosome 6, Lsat_Salinas_v11, whole genome shotgun sequence genome contains:
- the LOC111891221 gene encoding uncharacterized protein LOC111891221; this encodes MTSLKLNEKFWCTYFPTTLEGNADTWFKTLQPDSISNFAQLKYLFLTNFMQLLKYKGDSHSIIGCKQRERESVQEYFTRFTNATLDVPGHDEGLIAGAFTWGLLPGPLSQKLMGKKPLTRAELKERVERYLRQEDGEAAKQAYLNAMMTTKHHQPSHTDFRGGGRHYSQARRPPTRFRPFARDDKRGRRPKVYTVFGKQQPTKSPKSRYCEYHKSKTHDTVNCSVLKKEMEEKQLKGDLVEVAWSLRAKFDAENAKGPPREGVQPREIFMIRSKRSREEQLGEQTIVKPSARALTFSIQDPRPAGWRGENPLIIQASIRDVTIHRVYIDTRS
- the LOC111891220 gene encoding uncharacterized protein LOC111891220; translated protein: MHGIMKFDTPKGEAMILATPPKELQCYTVIKPTEITKGCKRPRGNPITGKEIINENHPDQPICVGCDLPDHTRRALVDLLKHYKHVFAWTPTDMVGVERRVMEHKLMIRPRAKEVKQKKRVQGETGYHQILMSKEDEEKIAFYTDHGTFCYTKMPFGLKNVGATYQRLVDSIFAKQIGRNIEVYVDDMVIKSPDEERILQDIEETFQTLEAVMMKLNPDKCTFGVEEGQFMGYYVTRQGVQPSPTKVDEFLETPSLNSLRDAQGLNGKLTTLSRFVSKSANKAMPLFHTLKGCMEKSNFQWTNEAEKALQKIKEALHELPTLATPIPGETLQMYLSTSSEAISSVLAVEREGEQRPVYFGSRALQGPELNYPMLEKLILLKPETSGLLAKWAIELGEHDINYPPRTSIKGQALADFLLEIPDGGSPAKEKVWVVEEAPMEQGSWTLYTDGASSREGLGSGLILTSPEGEEVTYALRFDFHTSNNEAEYEALLAGLQLAKHMGAKVVTALTDSRLAANQVNGSFEVRDPRMGKYVNMVK